One window of the Allorhizobium ampelinum S4 genome contains the following:
- the ccoS gene encoding cbb3-type cytochrome oxidase assembly protein CcoS: MNMLIYLIPIALLMGGIGLAAFLWSLKSGQYEDMDGAAWRVITDDDDHP, translated from the coding sequence ATGAACATGCTGATCTATCTCATTCCCATCGCGCTTTTGATGGGTGGCATAGGGCTTGCCGCCTTTCTCTGGTCGCTGAAAAGCGGCCAATACGAGGATATGGATGGCGCGGCGTGGCGGGTGATCACTGATGACGATGACCATCCTTGA
- the gndA gene encoding NADP-dependent phosphogluconate dehydrogenase, whose product MQQAEIGLIGLGVMGSNLALNIAEKGNRIAVFNRTPARTHEFIGEAGDLAGNIIGCDTIEEFVAAIRPPRPIIIMIKAGDAVDQQMELLKPHLSANDIMIDAGNANFRDTIRRFDNLKDSGLTFIGMGVSGGEEGARHGPSIMVGGLEESWKRVEKVLTSISAKFNGDPCVAWLGNDGAGHFVKTIHNGIEYADMQMIAEIYGILRDGLGMSASEIGDVFGQWNKGRLNSYLIEISEKVLKAKDPITGNPMVDVIVDAAGQKGTGKWSVIEAQNLGIAATGIEAAVAGRVLSSQKQERVAAEGIFGLPKPVEKPHDGMAFLADLESALLAAKIAAYAQGFAVMAAASKEFGWSLPMPTIAKIWREGCIIRSQFLDEITSAFTKDPDVANLIVTPAFSKMVKDSDAALRRVVSYAALSGLPVPALSSALSYFDSYRRGRGTANLIQAQRDFFGAHGFARVDGKDYPHGPWGSGAAIY is encoded by the coding sequence ATGCAGCAGGCGGAAATCGGACTGATCGGCCTTGGCGTTATGGGATCGAACCTGGCGCTCAATATTGCCGAGAAAGGCAACCGCATCGCGGTCTTCAACCGGACACCGGCGCGCACGCATGAATTCATCGGCGAGGCGGGCGACCTTGCCGGCAATATCATCGGCTGCGACACAATCGAGGAGTTTGTGGCCGCCATTCGCCCACCGCGCCCGATCATCATCATGATCAAGGCTGGCGACGCCGTCGATCAGCAGATGGAATTGCTCAAGCCGCATCTTTCGGCCAATGACATCATGATCGATGCGGGCAATGCCAATTTCCGCGACACGATCCGCCGTTTCGACAATCTGAAGGATAGCGGCCTGACCTTTATCGGCATGGGCGTTTCCGGTGGTGAGGAAGGCGCGCGTCACGGCCCTTCGATCATGGTCGGCGGCCTGGAGGAAAGCTGGAAGCGGGTCGAAAAGGTTCTCACCTCGATTTCCGCCAAGTTCAATGGTGACCCCTGTGTGGCCTGGCTCGGCAATGATGGGGCCGGTCATTTTGTCAAGACCATCCATAATGGTATCGAATATGCCGACATGCAGATGATTGCCGAAATCTATGGCATCCTGCGCGATGGGCTTGGGATGTCGGCCAGCGAAATCGGCGATGTATTCGGCCAGTGGAACAAGGGCCGCCTGAATTCCTACCTGATCGAAATCTCTGAAAAGGTGCTGAAGGCCAAGGACCCGATCACAGGCAATCCGATGGTGGATGTCATCGTCGATGCCGCAGGCCAGAAAGGCACCGGCAAATGGTCGGTGATCGAAGCGCAGAATCTCGGCATTGCCGCGACCGGCATCGAGGCCGCTGTGGCGGGACGTGTCCTGTCTTCGCAAAAGCAGGAGCGTGTTGCGGCGGAAGGAATTTTCGGCCTGCCGAAACCCGTCGAAAAGCCGCATGACGGCATGGCTTTCCTAGCCGATCTGGAAAGCGCGCTGCTGGCGGCAAAAATCGCTGCCTATGCCCAGGGGTTTGCGGTGATGGCTGCGGCCTCCAAGGAATTCGGCTGGTCGCTGCCGATGCCGACGATTGCGAAAATCTGGCGGGAAGGCTGCATCATCCGCTCGCAATTCCTCGACGAAATCACCTCGGCCTTTACCAAGGACCCTGACGTGGCAAACCTGATCGTCACACCGGCCTTCTCGAAAATGGTCAAGGATAGCGATGCAGCCCTTCGCCGCGTCGTCTCCTACGCAGCCCTTTCCGGCCTGCCGGTTCCGGCCCTTTCCTCGGCACTGTCCTACTTTGACAGCTACCGTCGCGGTCGCGGCACCGCCAACCTCATCCAGGCGCAGCGCGACTTCTTTGGCGCACACGGTTTTGCGCGGGTGGACGGCAAGGATTATCCGCACGGCCCCTGGGGCAGCGGTGCAGCGATCTACTGA
- a CDS encoding MBL fold metallo-hydrolase encodes MNDHLVILGSKGGPAIRPGGPNPTSMLLTLGGRRIVVDCGLGVTRGVVETGMSLKELDLIFITHLHSDHVLELGGLLHTAWTTGLATPVLVYGPLGTQQLWQGFLASLDYDIRTRIEDEGRPDPAELITIVEYGEGPIFDENGLTVSALRVDHPPVTECFALRFSYGEKTVVLSSDTAYFPPLAQFAAGADILVHEAMLPDGVENIVARTGNGARLREHLYASHTLAEDAGRLASAAGVKKLVLNHLIPADDPAFGEADWRRALSTVWHGPLVIARDGVCIPF; translated from the coding sequence ATGAACGATCATCTTGTCATTCTGGGCAGCAAGGGCGGCCCGGCGATCCGCCCCGGCGGCCCCAATCCAACATCGATGCTGCTCACACTCGGCGGACGCCGCATTGTTGTCGATTGCGGCCTTGGCGTAACACGCGGGGTGGTGGAGACGGGCATGTCGTTGAAAGAACTGGATCTTATATTCATTACCCACCTCCATTCCGATCATGTATTGGAGCTTGGTGGGCTTCTCCATACGGCCTGGACGACGGGGCTTGCAACGCCGGTGCTCGTCTATGGGCCTTTGGGCACGCAGCAGCTATGGCAGGGGTTTCTCGCCTCGCTTGACTATGACATCCGCACGCGAATCGAAGATGAGGGCAGGCCGGATCCGGCGGAATTGATTACCATCGTCGAATATGGCGAAGGGCCGATTTTCGACGAAAACGGCTTGACGGTGTCGGCATTGCGCGTTGACCATCCACCCGTGACGGAATGCTTTGCCCTGCGGTTTTCCTACGGCGAAAAGACGGTCGTGCTGTCGTCCGATACTGCCTATTTTCCGCCGCTGGCACAGTTTGCAGCCGGGGCCGACATTCTCGTTCATGAGGCCATGTTGCCGGACGGCGTGGAGAACATCGTTGCCCGAACTGGCAATGGTGCTCGCCTGCGGGAGCATCTCTACGCATCGCACACGCTTGCCGAAGATGCCGGACGGCTGGCGAGTGCTGCGGGCGTGAAAAAGCTCGTGCTCAATCATCTCATTCCTGCCGATGATCCGGCTTTTGGCGAGGCGGATTGGCGCCGTGCGCTTTCTACCGTCTGGCATGGACCATTGGTCATCGCCAGGGACGGGGTTTGTATCCCGTTCTGA
- a CDS encoding LacI family transcriptional regulator → MNDERRPGLKTALHAGAVHEGKGERPTLKTIAFLTGLGITTVSRALKDAPDIGADTKERVRMVARQLGYQPNRAGVRLRTGKTNVIALVLSIDEEIMGFSSQMVFGISEVLSGTPYHIVVTPHSHSKDPMQPVRYILDTGSADGVIISRTEPDDARIKLLTERGMPFAAHGRTASGLIHPFHDFDNEAFASQAVKRLAERHRRRIALLPPTDKLTYYRHTHDGFVAGIREAGAEEVPVSVNIDGSLEEIRNAIEALMRSPEAPDGIICSSSSAAIAVNAGIDAANKRLGLDVDLVSKQSVPILKWIRPEIITANEDALMAGRELAKAVIASIDGVEPHLLQSISQPVWS, encoded by the coding sequence ATGAATGATGAGCGAAGACCAGGCCTGAAAACGGCCTTACATGCAGGGGCCGTACATGAGGGGAAGGGCGAACGCCCTACCCTCAAGACCATTGCCTTCCTGACCGGGCTCGGCATTACCACGGTATCGCGCGCGTTGAAGGATGCGCCGGATATCGGCGCCGATACCAAGGAGCGGGTGCGGATGGTGGCGCGGCAATTGGGCTATCAGCCCAACCGTGCGGGAGTGCGCCTGCGCACCGGCAAGACCAATGTCATCGCCCTGGTGCTCAGCATCGATGAAGAAATCATGGGTTTCAGCAGCCAGATGGTTTTCGGCATTTCCGAAGTCTTGTCAGGCACGCCTTACCATATCGTCGTCACCCCGCATTCCCATAGCAAAGACCCGATGCAGCCGGTGCGCTATATTCTTGACACCGGTTCGGCGGATGGGGTGATTATTTCACGCACCGAACCCGACGATGCCCGCATCAAGCTGCTGACAGAGCGCGGCATGCCGTTTGCCGCCCATGGCCGCACGGCATCCGGTCTCATCCATCCGTTTCACGATTTCGACAATGAGGCCTTTGCCAGCCAGGCGGTAAAGCGCCTCGCCGAGCGTCATCGGCGGAGGATCGCCTTGTTACCGCCGACCGACAAGTTGACCTATTACCGCCATACCCATGATGGCTTTGTGGCCGGCATCCGTGAGGCCGGTGCTGAAGAAGTGCCGGTTTCCGTCAATATCGATGGATCGCTCGAGGAGATCCGCAACGCGATAGAAGCACTGATGCGCTCACCAGAGGCCCCAGACGGAATCATCTGCTCTTCCAGCAGCGCCGCGATCGCCGTCAACGCCGGTATTGATGCCGCGAACAAGAGGCTGGGCCTGGATGTTGATCTCGTATCCAAGCAATCGGTGCCAATCCTCAAGTGGATACGTCCTGAAATCATCACCGCCAATGAGGATGCGTTGATGGCCGGACGCGAACTCGCCAAGGCGGTGATTGCCAGCATCGATGGCGTGGAGCCGCATCTGCTGCAAAGCATCAGCCAGCCTGTGTGGTCCTGA
- a CDS encoding ABC transporter substrate-binding protein, with protein MIIRCIAAALAATVALPLGMASATDLEVTHWWTSGGEAAAVKELAKAFDATGNKWVDGAIAGSGGTARPIMISRITGGDPMGATQFNHGRQAQELVEAGLMRDLTDVATKGHWKDVIKPASLLDSCTLDGKIYCAPVNIHSSQWLWLSNAAFKKAGVEVPKNWTEFVAAGPALKKAGIQPLALGGQAWQANLVFDDLLIAHGGKDLYLKAYKDKDAKVVAGPEMAKIFQAAEEARKLSLGTNVQDWNQATNMVITGKAGGQLMGDWAQGEFQLAGQVAGKDYSCLPGLGMNEYLTANGDAFYFPKLKDAAKSKAQDVLAETIVDPKTQVAFNLKKGSLPIRGDVDLAAANDCMKKGLAILAKGNVLPSTDQLLSADTQKQKEDLFSQFFANPAMTPEAAQKRYAEIISSAD; from the coding sequence ATGATAATTCGGTGCATTGCGGCTGCATTGGCAGCCACTGTGGCCTTGCCGCTCGGCATGGCCAGCGCGACCGATCTGGAAGTGACCCATTGGTGGACTTCGGGGGGAGAGGCGGCTGCGGTCAAGGAGCTGGCAAAAGCTTTTGACGCGACCGGCAACAAATGGGTCGATGGCGCCATTGCCGGTTCTGGTGGCACGGCACGACCGATCATGATCAGCCGTATCACCGGTGGTGACCCAATGGGGGCGACCCAGTTCAACCATGGCCGTCAAGCGCAGGAGCTGGTGGAGGCCGGTTTGATGCGCGATTTGACGGATGTGGCCACCAAGGGTCACTGGAAAGATGTGATCAAACCCGCCAGCCTGCTGGATAGCTGCACATTGGATGGCAAAATATACTGTGCGCCAGTCAATATCCATTCCTCGCAGTGGCTTTGGCTGTCGAATGCGGCCTTTAAGAAAGCTGGCGTTGAGGTTCCTAAGAACTGGACCGAGTTTGTGGCCGCTGGCCCCGCTTTGAAAAAGGCAGGCATTCAGCCATTGGCGCTTGGCGGGCAGGCATGGCAGGCCAACCTTGTTTTTGATGACCTGTTGATTGCTCACGGTGGCAAGGACTTGTACCTGAAAGCCTACAAGGACAAGGACGCCAAAGTTGTGGCTGGGCCGGAGATGGCAAAAATCTTCCAGGCAGCAGAAGAAGCGAGAAAGCTTTCTCTGGGCACCAATGTTCAGGACTGGAATCAGGCCACCAATATGGTCATTACCGGAAAAGCCGGTGGTCAGCTTATGGGTGACTGGGCGCAAGGCGAATTCCAGCTTGCCGGGCAGGTGGCGGGTAAAGACTATTCCTGCCTGCCGGGTCTTGGCATGAATGAATATCTCACGGCAAATGGTGATGCATTCTACTTCCCCAAGCTGAAGGATGCTGCAAAATCCAAGGCGCAGGATGTGCTTGCCGAGACGATAGTTGATCCGAAAACGCAAGTTGCCTTTAATTTGAAGAAGGGTTCATTGCCTATTCGCGGCGATGTGGATTTGGCTGCTGCCAATGACTGCATGAAGAAAGGTCTGGCCATTTTGGCAAAGGGCAATGTGCTGCCGAGCACGGACCAATTGCTCTCTGCTGATACGCAAAAGCAAAAAGAAGACCTGTTTTCACAGTTCTTTGCCAACCCCGCCATGACACCCGAAGCCGCGCAGAAACGTTACGCTGAAATTATCTCCAGCGCAGACTGA
- a CDS encoding carbohydrate ABC transporter permease: protein MMAKGQTTRPTRWLRNLNAKIASIPMILIATVIFFGGSLWTVVYSFTNSKLLPRLNFVGLDQYDRLWSSARWIISIQNLAIYGVLSLLFSLVIGFVLAALMDQKIRFENVFRTIFLYPFALSFIVTGLVWQWILNPEFGIQSVIRSLGFTNFNFDPLYNQSIVIYGILIAGLWQGTGLVMCLMLAGLRGIDEDIWKASRVDGIPTWKTYLLIIIPMMRPVFITTVVIITSGIVKVYDLVVAQTSGGPGIASEVPAKYVYDYMFQAQNLGQGFAASTMMLLTVAIIVIPWAYLEFGGRKRG, encoded by the coding sequence ATGATGGCCAAGGGCCAAACCACGCGACCCACACGGTGGCTGCGCAATCTGAATGCAAAAATTGCATCGATCCCGATGATCCTGATCGCGACAGTGATCTTCTTCGGTGGCAGTCTATGGACGGTCGTTTATTCTTTTACCAATTCCAAGCTTTTGCCGAGGCTGAATTTTGTTGGCCTTGATCAGTATGACCGCCTGTGGAGTTCGGCGCGCTGGATTATTTCCATTCAAAATCTGGCAATCTACGGTGTGCTGTCGCTTCTCTTCAGTCTTGTCATCGGCTTTGTGCTGGCGGCGCTGATGGATCAGAAAATCCGCTTTGAAAACGTGTTTCGCACGATATTTCTCTATCCCTTTGCCCTGTCCTTCATTGTGACGGGTCTGGTGTGGCAGTGGATTCTCAATCCTGAATTCGGCATTCAATCGGTTATCCGCTCGCTGGGGTTCACCAATTTTAATTTCGATCCGCTCTATAACCAGTCCATCGTGATCTACGGCATTCTGATTGCCGGGTTGTGGCAGGGCACGGGTCTGGTGATGTGCCTGATGCTGGCGGGCCTGCGCGGCATTGATGAGGATATCTGGAAGGCATCGCGCGTTGATGGCATTCCGACCTGGAAAACCTATCTGCTGATCATCATTCCCATGATGCGCCCGGTGTTCATCACCACGGTGGTTATCATCACCAGCGGCATTGTTAAGGTCTATGATCTGGTGGTGGCACAAACCAGCGGCGGACCCGGCATTGCCTCGGAAGTGCCTGCCAAATATGTTTATGACTATATGTTTCAGGCGCAAAATCTGGGGCAGGGCTTTGCTGCCTCCACCATGATGCTGCTCACTGTCGCCATTATTGTCATCCCATGGGCCTATCTGGAATTTGGAGGGCGCAAGCGTGGCTGA
- a CDS encoding carbohydrate ABC transporter permease: protein MIKPSDFKNTEKRLRDGPQGAKPKRTLSPRNIILYGILFVAATYYLLPLYVMVVTSLKGMPEIRMGNIFSPPVEITFEPWVKAWSQACTGLNCDGLSRGFWNSVRITVPSMLISILIASVSGYSLANWRFKGANLFFAVLVVGAFIPYQVMIYPIVIILREAGIYGSLSGLVIVHTIFGMPILTLLFRNYFSSLPEELFKAARVDGAGFWQIYFRIMLPMSLPIFVVAMILQVTGIWNDFLFGVVFTRPEYYPMTVQLNNIVNSVQGVKEYNVNMAATILTGAVPLIIYFVSGRLFVRGIAAGAVKG, encoded by the coding sequence ATTATCAAACCTTCGGATTTCAAAAACACCGAAAAGCGCCTGAGAGATGGGCCTCAGGGTGCCAAGCCAAAACGTACGCTTTCACCGCGCAACATCATACTCTATGGCATTCTGTTTGTGGCGGCTACCTACTATCTCTTGCCGCTTTACGTGATGGTGGTGACCTCGCTGAAGGGTATGCCGGAAATCCGCATGGGCAATATCTTTTCGCCGCCTGTGGAAATCACCTTTGAACCATGGGTGAAAGCGTGGAGCCAAGCCTGCACGGGTCTGAATTGCGATGGCCTGTCGCGTGGGTTCTGGAATTCGGTGCGTATTACCGTTCCCTCAATGCTGATCTCGATCCTGATTGCTTCTGTCAGCGGCTATTCGCTCGCCAACTGGCGGTTCAAAGGGGCCAATCTGTTTTTCGCGGTGCTGGTTGTGGGGGCCTTCATTCCCTATCAGGTGATGATCTATCCGATTGTCATTATCTTACGTGAAGCGGGCATCTATGGCTCGCTGTCTGGGCTGGTGATTGTGCACACCATCTTCGGAATGCCGATCCTGACGCTGCTGTTTCGCAATTACTTCTCCTCGCTGCCCGAGGAATTGTTCAAGGCTGCCCGGGTGGATGGGGCAGGGTTCTGGCAAATCTATTTCCGCATCATGCTGCCCATGTCGCTGCCGATCTTCGTTGTGGCGATGATCCTTCAGGTCACGGGCATCTGGAATGATTTTCTGTTCGGCGTGGTGTTCACCCGGCCTGAATATTACCCGATGACGGTGCAGCTCAACAATATCGTCAATTCGGTTCAGGGCGTGAAGGAATACAACGTCAACATGGCCGCAACGATTTTAACGGGCGCCGTTCCCCTGATTATCTATTTCGTCTCTGGGCGCCTGTTTGTGCGCGGTATCGCCGCTGGCGCTGTGAAGGGGTAA
- a CDS encoding ABC transporter ATP-binding protein: MNTSVSIRDLSLNFGAVTVLKDLNLDIADGEFLVLLGSSGCGKSTLLNCIAGLLDVSEGQIFIKDKNVTWEEPKDRGIGMVFQSYALYPQMTVEKNLSFGLQVAKMPKTEIDKRVARAAEILQIGPLLKRKPAELSGGQRQRVAIGRALVRDVDVFLFDEPLSNLDAKLRAELRVEIKRLHQSLKNTMIYVTHDQIEALTLADRIAIMKSGVIQQLDDPMTIYNRPKNLFVAGFIGSPSMNFFKGELREKNGAVVFSSGGVDFGLTGYQADSTLLPGRKVVLGARPEHIAVDGDIGPGEEAHPALVDIEEPMGADNLLWLKLAGQVLSVRIAGTRRYRPGSEVKLAFDMSVASIFDAETEMRL, from the coding sequence ATGAATACCAGTGTTTCTATCCGTGACCTTTCTTTGAATTTTGGTGCCGTGACGGTGCTGAAAGACCTCAATCTCGATATTGCCGATGGCGAGTTTCTGGTGCTGCTGGGATCGTCCGGCTGCGGCAAGTCCACGCTGCTCAACTGCATAGCCGGGCTTCTCGATGTCTCCGAAGGGCAGATTTTCATCAAGGACAAGAACGTCACCTGGGAAGAGCCCAAGGATCGCGGCATCGGCATGGTGTTCCAGTCCTACGCGCTTTATCCGCAGATGACCGTGGAGAAAAACCTGTCCTTTGGCTTGCAGGTGGCGAAAATGCCCAAGACCGAAATCGACAAACGGGTGGCGCGCGCCGCCGAGATCCTGCAAATCGGGCCGCTGTTGAAGCGCAAGCCAGCCGAGCTTTCCGGTGGCCAGCGCCAGCGCGTGGCCATTGGCCGGGCGCTGGTGCGCGATGTCGATGTCTTCCTGTTTGACGAACCGCTGTCCAATCTTGATGCCAAGCTGCGGGCCGAACTCCGCGTTGAGATCAAGCGGCTGCATCAATCGCTGAAAAACACGATGATCTACGTCACCCATGACCAGATCGAGGCGCTGACGCTGGCTGACCGGATCGCCATCATGAAAAGCGGTGTCATCCAACAGCTGGACGATCCGATGACCATCTATAACCGGCCGAAAAACCTGTTCGTGGCTGGCTTCATCGGCTCGCCGTCGATGAATTTCTTCAAGGGCGAATTGCGCGAAAAGAATGGCGCGGTGGTGTTTTCCTCCGGCGGAGTCGATTTCGGCCTGACCGGCTATCAGGCCGATAGCACGCTCCTGCCCGGACGCAAGGTCGTGCTGGGCGCGCGTCCCGAACACATCGCCGTGGACGGCGATATCGGTCCGGGCGAGGAGGCGCATCCAGCTCTCGTTGACATTGAGGAGCCAATGGGCGCCGATAACCTCCTCTGGCTGAAGCTGGCGGGACAGGTGCTGTCAGTGCGCATTGCTGGCACTAGGCGCTACCGGCCCGGCAGCGAGGTTAAACTCGCCTTCGACATGTCCGTCGCATCGATTTTCGACGCCGAGACGGAAATGCGTCTTTGA
- a CDS encoding beta-mannosidase: protein MTDIHDLAGPWQLSTVNGEHACTITLPGDVHSALHAAGMIADPYFARNEEQVQWVAESDWVLVRSFHLDVADADWYLDIDNLDTVAMVFINDIPVLSADNCFRRYRPDVSAALQPGENTIRIVIHSSIKAGAERQARQPFYVPYHPGNSPIPHGNMLRKPQCHFGWDWNIAIAPLGVYGTIAIRKLDPARIEHVETSQLHHADGRVELTVKATIFAKTPSVVPVHFQLEDERLRLDCGVNAGETVITHVFEIENPRLWWPAGSGEQALYALSLDVPGYTVEKLIGLRVIELLTDADEAGSRFAFKVNGREIFCRGANWIPADALFSRSSLEKTKGLLDSAVAAHMNMIRVWGGGFYEADWFYDLCDRLGLLVWQDFMFACNLYPCTDDFLDNVAAEVDYQVRRLQSHPSIALWCGDNELMGALTWFDESRDNRDRYLVAYDRLNRVIEQGVKKTFPQAIWWPSSPASGYLDYGDAWHADGSGDMHYWSVWHENKSFDNYRSVKPRFCSEFGFQSYTSLPVIESFAEAKDMNIASPVIELHQKNAGGNERIAGTIFRYFRFPKDFANFVYLSQIQQGLAIKTAVDYWRSLKPHCMGTLYWQLNDTWPVASWASLDYGGRWKAMHYMVKRFFQPVAIAAIPDETGKRLQFSMVNDTADSVDIDLTVFALTLSGERRTLMTASGSCSPDRAEILSSIELSDVPGNGLIIWDFKASNGMKGEGHFVSGGAYKSLELEPSGLELKAMPQADGSFELTVTASGLALFVMIESRLDGSYSDNAFDLTAGESRRVTFTPATPLPPGEVPDFTLYDLYSCQTAD, encoded by the coding sequence ATGACCGATATCCACGACCTTGCCGGCCCCTGGCAGCTTTCCACCGTAAACGGTGAACACGCCTGCACCATCACCTTGCCCGGCGACGTGCATAGCGCGCTTCATGCGGCAGGCATGATTGCCGATCCTTATTTCGCCAGGAATGAGGAACAGGTGCAATGGGTGGCCGAAAGCGATTGGGTGCTGGTGCGCAGCTTCCATCTCGATGTGGCCGATGCGGACTGGTATCTGGACATCGACAATCTCGACACCGTCGCCATGGTGTTCATCAATGACATCCCGGTACTGTCTGCCGACAATTGCTTCCGGCGCTACCGCCCGGATGTCAGCGCCGCCTTGCAGCCGGGCGAAAATACCATTCGCATTGTCATCCATTCCAGCATCAAGGCAGGGGCTGAGCGGCAGGCGCGCCAGCCCTTTTACGTGCCTTACCATCCCGGCAATTCGCCGATTCCGCACGGTAACATGCTGCGCAAGCCGCAATGCCATTTCGGCTGGGACTGGAATATCGCCATCGCGCCGCTTGGCGTCTATGGCACCATTGCCATCCGCAAACTGGACCCGGCGCGAATCGAGCATGTCGAAACCAGCCAGCTGCACCATGCCGATGGCCGGGTGGAGCTGACGGTCAAGGCAACGATCTTTGCCAAGACCCCATCGGTGGTGCCGGTGCATTTCCAGCTGGAGGACGAGCGGCTGCGGCTGGACTGCGGCGTCAATGCCGGGGAAACGGTCATTACCCATGTGTTCGAGATTGAAAATCCTCGGCTATGGTGGCCAGCGGGCAGCGGCGAGCAGGCGCTTTATGCCCTTAGCCTAGACGTGCCGGGCTATACAGTCGAAAAGCTGATCGGCCTGCGGGTCATCGAACTGCTGACCGATGCGGATGAGGCGGGCAGCCGGTTTGCGTTCAAGGTCAATGGTCGGGAGATCTTCTGCCGGGGCGCCAACTGGATTCCCGCCGATGCGCTGTTTTCGCGTTCGTCGCTTGAAAAAACCAAGGGCTTGCTGGACTCGGCGGTCGCGGCCCATATGAACATGATCCGTGTCTGGGGTGGCGGTTTTTACGAGGCCGACTGGTTCTATGATCTGTGTGACCGCTTGGGCCTGCTGGTCTGGCAGGACTTCATGTTTGCCTGCAATCTCTATCCCTGTACCGATGATTTCCTCGATAATGTCGCAGCTGAAGTCGATTATCAGGTCCGTCGCCTGCAATCGCATCCGTCCATTGCGCTCTGGTGCGGCGACAATGAATTGATGGGGGCGCTGACCTGGTTTGACGAAAGCCGTGATAATCGTGACCGCTATCTGGTTGCCTATGACCGGCTGAACCGGGTGATCGAGCAGGGGGTCAAAAAGACCTTTCCGCAAGCCATCTGGTGGCCCTCCAGCCCCGCCTCCGGCTATCTCGACTATGGCGATGCCTGGCACGCCGATGGCTCCGGCGATATGCATTACTGGTCGGTCTGGCACGAGAACAAGAGCTTCGACAATTACCGAAGCGTCAAGCCGCGCTTCTGCTCGGAATTCGGTTTCCAGTCCTATACGTCATTGCCTGTCATCGAGAGCTTTGCCGAGGCAAAGGACATGAATATCGCCTCGCCGGTCATCGAGCTACACCAGAAGAATGCAGGTGGTAATGAGCGGATTGCAGGGACCATATTCCGCTATTTCCGCTTCCCGAAAGATTTCGCCAATTTCGTCTATCTCAGCCAGATCCAGCAGGGCCTGGCAATCAAGACGGCGGTGGACTATTGGCGCTCGCTGAAGCCGCATTGCATGGGTACGCTGTATTGGCAGCTCAACGATACCTGGCCTGTCGCCTCCTGGGCGAGCCTGGATTATGGCGGGCGGTGGAAGGCCATGCATTATATGGTCAAGCGCTTCTTCCAGCCGGTGGCCATTGCCGCCATCCCGGATGAAACGGGCAAGCGACTGCAGTTCTCCATGGTCAATGACACGGCTGACAGTGTCGATATCGATTTGACCGTGTTTGCGCTGACATTGTCTGGTGAGCGCCGGACACTGATGACGGCAAGCGGATCATGTTCACCTGACCGGGCAGAGATTTTGAGTTCCATTGAACTATCAGATGTCCCAGGTAATGGACTGATAATATGGGATTTCAAGGCATCCAATGGCATGAAAGGCGAGGGCCATTTTGTGTCAGGCGGCGCTTACAAAAGCCTGGAACTGGAACCATCGGGTCTTGAGCTAAAGGCCATGCCACAGGCCGATGGTTCTTTCGAATTGACGGTCACGGCCTCCGGTCTTGCGCTGTTCGTGATGATCGAAAGCCGCCTCGACGGGAGCTACAGCGACAACGCCTTCGACCTGACCGCCGGTGAAAGCCGCCGTGTGACCTTCACCCCAGCCACTCCGCTGCCGCCGGGCGAAGTGCCTGATTTCACTCTTTACGATCTCTATTCCTGCCAAACCGCCGACTAA